AGAAGTGGACCGTCGGCTCCGACGGGTCGCTCCGCAACGTCCACGCCGGGCTGTGCCTCGACGCCGACCAGGCCGGCACCGCCAACGGGACCCCGCTGGTCCTGTGGACCTGCGACGGCCGGGCAGGACAGAAGTGGAGCCGGTCGTGAGGGAGTTGCGTTCCTCTCCCCGCCGGGGGCGATCACCCGTCGGCCGCCGACTCTTGGAGGCGATGATGATTCCGGTCCGAACCTTACCCACCACCGGCACGAGGCCGGCCCGGGCGGTCGCCTGGACCTTGGCCCTCGTGCTGGCGTTCGCCGTCGTCCCCGCCGCTGTGCAGCCCACGGTGGCCAGGGCCGACAACCCGATCGTGCAGCACGTCTACACAGCCGACCCGGCCCCGCTGGTGTACAACGGGCGGGTCTACCTCTACACCGGACACGACGAGGACGGCTCCACCTACTTCACCATGAAGGACTGGCGGGTGTGGTCCTCCGCCGACATGGTCAACTGGACCGACCACGGCTCGCCGCTCAGCCTGGCCACCTTCAGCTGGGCGTCCGCCGACGCGTGGGCGGGCCAAGCCGTCCAACGGGGCGGCAAGTTCTACTGGTACGTGCCGGTGAAAACCCGGGCGACCGGCAGAATGGCCATCGGCGTGGCGGTGTCGGACAGCCCCACCGGACCGTTCCGGGACGCCCTCGGCCACCCGCTGGTGGAGAACGGCGAGTTCGACCCGACCGTCTTCATCGACGACGACGGCCAGGCCTACCTGTACTGGGGCAACCCGAACCTGTGGTACGTCAGGCTCAACGCCGACATGACGTCCTACTCGGGCAGCCCCACCAAGATCCCGCTCACCACCGCGGGGTTCGGCACCCGCACCGGTGACCCCAACCGCCCCACACTGTTCGAGGAAGGCCCGTGGGTCTACAAACGGGGCGGTCTGTACTACCTGGTGTTCGCGGCCAAGTGCTGCTCGGAGTTCATCGCCTACTCCACGGCGCCCGTTCCCACCGGCCCGTGGACCTACCGGGGGACGGTCATGCCGACCCAGGGCGGCAGCTTCACCAACCACCCGGGGATCGTGGACTTCAAGGGCAACTCGTACTTCTTCTACCACAACGGCGCACTCCCGGGCGGAGGCGGCTACACCCGTTCCGTCGCGGTGGAGAAGTTCTCCTACAACGCCGACGGCACCATCCCCACGATCACCATGACAGGCACGGGCGCTCCACAGGCCGGCACGCTCGATCCGTACGTGCGCCAGGAAGCCGAGACCATCGCCTGGGGTTCCGGGATCGAGACCGAACCGTCCAGTGAAGGCGGAATGAACGTCGGCTGGATCGAGAACGGCGACTCCATCAAGGTCAAGGGCGTGGCCTTCGGGACCGGCGCCTCCTCCTTTCGCGCACGCGTCGCCTCGACCACCGGCAGCGGCACCGTCGAAGTGCGGCTCGGCGGTCTGAACGGACCGGTCGTGGGCCGGTGCGGCGTGCCCAACACCGGTGGCTGGCAGGCCTGGACGACGGTGACCTGCCCGGTCAGCGGCGCCACCGGGACCCAGGACCTCTACCTTCGTTTCACCGGCGGCAGCGGCTATCTGCTCAACATGAACTGGTGGCAGTTCACCCCCGTTGGCGCTGTGGCTGCACGACGGTGACCCAGCCCCCTGTCTGCAGATGGCGTAGATCCAACAGAGAAAGGGGATTTGCCATGAAAGGGAAAAGACATCCCTTATGGGGCGCCGTGCTGGCGGCGCTGCTCGTCCTGGCCACCGGAGGAACGGCAGTCGGCAGCAGCGCTCACGGCGCGAACACGTCGCTCACGGCCCCCGAAACGGTCGCCGCGCGCGCCGGCGCCGCCGCCCCGACCGCAGGGTGCGGCAAGGCTCCCACCCTGACGAGCGGCACCTACACGATCCAGAGCGGCGGCAAGAGCCGTACCTTCATCCTGCGGGTCCCGGACGGCTACGACCGCAATCACGCCTACCGGCTGGTCTTCGGGTTCCACTGGCTGGGCGGCACCTCCACCGACGTCGCCACCGGCCGCACCGTGGAAACGGGCACCTGGGCCTACTACGGACTCCAACGACTGGCGAACAACAGCACCATCTTCGTCGCACCCCAAGGGCTCAACAACGGCTGGGCCAATGCCGGTGGCGAGGACGTCACCCTCGTCGACGACATCCTCCGGCGCATCGAGACCGACCTGTGCGTCGACACGACACAGCGCTTCGCCCTCGGCTTCAGCTACGGCGCCGCCATGTCGTACGCCCTGGCCTGCTCCCGCGCGACGGTCTTCCGCGCGGTCGCCGTCCAGAGCGGCGGGCAGCTCAGCGGATGCAGCGGCGGCACCCAGCCCATCGCGTACCTCGGGGTGCACGGCCTGCGTGACAACGTCCTCGGCATCTCCGGCGGACGGGAGTTGCGGGACAGGTTCGTCAGGAACAACGGCTGCACCCCCCAGACTCCGCCGGAGCCGGCCCAGGGCAGCCTGACGCACCGGGTCACCACCTAC
Above is a genomic segment from Streptomyces sp. R21 containing:
- a CDS encoding cellulose binding domain-containing protein — protein: MKGKRHPLWGAVLAALLVLATGGTAVGSSAHGANTSLTAPETVAARAGAAAPTAGCGKAPTLTSGTYTIQSGGKSRTFILRVPDGYDRNHAYRLVFGFHWLGGTSTDVATGRTVETGTWAYYGLQRLANNSTIFVAPQGLNNGWANAGGEDVTLVDDILRRIETDLCVDTTQRFALGFSYGAAMSYALACSRATVFRAVAVQSGGQLSGCSGGTQPIAYLGVHGLRDNVLGISGGRELRDRFVRNNGCTPQTPPEPAQGSLTHRVTTYAGCSAGHPVAWAAFDEGHIAAPRDGAPGDSGSTWVPQEVWKFFTQFQTSDPPPGTATCRVTSTVSAWNTGLTSNIIIANTGTTAIDGWSLVFTLPGGQTITSGWNAGYSPASGQVTARNVAHNATIAPGASVDIGFQATHTGNTAPPSSYALNGTACAVTGSAAPK
- a CDS encoding glycoside hydrolase family 43 protein → MLAFAVVPAAVQPTVARADNPIVQHVYTADPAPLVYNGRVYLYTGHDEDGSTYFTMKDWRVWSSADMVNWTDHGSPLSLATFSWASADAWAGQAVQRGGKFYWYVPVKTRATGRMAIGVAVSDSPTGPFRDALGHPLVENGEFDPTVFIDDDGQAYLYWGNPNLWYVRLNADMTSYSGSPTKIPLTTAGFGTRTGDPNRPTLFEEGPWVYKRGGLYYLVFAAKCCSEFIAYSTAPVPTGPWTYRGTVMPTQGGSFTNHPGIVDFKGNSYFFYHNGALPGGGGYTRSVAVEKFSYNADGTIPTITMTGTGAPQAGTLDPYVRQEAETIAWGSGIETEPSSEGGMNVGWIENGDSIKVKGVAFGTGASSFRARVASTTGSGTVEVRLGGLNGPVVGRCGVPNTGGWQAWTTVTCPVSGATGTQDLYLRFTGGSGYLLNMNWWQFTPVGAVAARR